A window from Bufo bufo chromosome 1, aBufBuf1.1, whole genome shotgun sequence encodes these proteins:
- the LOC121005826 gene encoding uncharacterized protein LOC121005826 — protein MRDRFKKNFNEEVKRPSGSGGTHKQPYRYVAALGFLRRTLELRRTSSSTRAPEAPCEVPQEAVAQEAVPEKPPTAGPSRPAQAAGQDLNVPLPVPSGNATMATLAPLFEALMRRQRTGRSRQVDYEDFTRLVYESLMGFTNRVATLEDNVRHLQEGAVLTSQMGPVHYYWLSLLPVMERFTPDQLFEARRQVDSILWQVQHRPTSLPPSMPYPHPKLPFPHPKLPIPFPNLHIPLPKLAIPHLNLLIPHSNLLIPHPILPQHPGTLKGPPSDSSHSIVSFTSVHALHNVLPQHPGTP, from the exons ATGAGGGACCGCTTCAAGAAGAACTTCAACGAGGAGGTTAAGCGCCCGAGTGGGTCTGGAGGAACCCACAAGCAGCCGTACCGTTATGTGGCTGCATTGGGGTTCCTAAGAAGAACCCTAGAGCTGAGAAG AACATCAAGCAGTACTCGGGCACCCGAGGCTCCCTGTGAAGTCCCACAGGAGGCGGTCGCACAGGAGGCGGTCCCTGAAAAGCCGCCCACTGCGGGTCCCTCTCGTCCTGCTCAAGCAGCTGGTCAGGACCTCAATGTTCCCCTACCTGTGCCCTCTGGCAACGCTACTATGGCTACATTAGCCCCGCTATTTGAGGCCCTCATGCGTCGCCAGAGGACCGGTAGGAGCCGTCAGGTGGACTACGAGGATTTCACAAGGCTCGTTTACGAGTCCTTGATGGGATTCACCAATAGAGTTGCCACTTTGGAGGACAATGTGCGACATCTGCAGGAGGGGGCGGTGCTGACGTCGCAGATGGGTCCAGTGCATTACTATTGGTTATCGTTGCTCCCCGTGATGGAACGGTTTAcgcccgaccagctgtttgaggccAGAAGACAAGTGGACAGCATCTTGTGGCAAGTGCAACACCGCCCCACATCCCTTCCCCCGTCCATGCCCTATCCCCATCCCAAACTACCTTTCCCCCATCCCAAACTACCTATCCCCTTTCCCAACCTCCACATCCCCCTTCCCAAACTAGCTATCCCCcatctcaacctcctcatcccccATTCCAACCTCCTCATCCCCCATCCCATCCTCCCCCAGCATCCAGGCACTCTAAAGGGACCTCCCTCAGACTCCTCCCACTCCATAGTGTCCTTCACCAGTGTTCATGCACTCCATAATGTCCTCCCCCAGCATCCAGGCACTCCATAG